The following DNA comes from Cryptococcus deuterogattii R265 chromosome 2, complete sequence.
atccatctccagGGAAGAGTTCAACGAGGTCCTTGACAAACCCGAAAGAATCAGCGTTGCCCCATCCTCAGCCTCCGGCTGTACAGCCGAACCTTGTCATACCCACTTTCTCAAGCACGTTTGACCGTCCTCCCCGCTCGTTTCCGCCTCTGCCGCCTTcgccaccttcttctcctcaacctctcgATAGCaaacagcaacagcatAGAGGGCTTACCGCGGCGACGACGGGGCTTGCGTGGAAGGCTCTTGGTGCAGTGGGAAGTTACGTTTATGGTGGAGCTGGAGCTGGAAATGAAGTTTCTGGGGGGGGTTgggtagatgatgaaacGGAAAAGAGGGgcagaaaggaaggaagaaaggtcGGAAAAGAATTGCCAAGGAGGTTAGGGCTAGAAcatggtggagaggaggacggGTGGAAGGATGTGAAGAGAGTCGTCGTTGTTGGAGTACATGGATGGTAGGTTCATTCCTAGTCTCACACCTCCTCCAATGAAAAAGGGTTGTGACTGATATTTCTCTTCAATTGGGTAGGTTCCCAGCAAAAATGCTCAATTCGGTCATCGGGGAACCTACAGGGACCTCAGTCAAGTTTGCGAACATGATGGGACAAGCAGTGAAACAGTTCTTTGCGGAGAAAGGGGTGGACGAAAGTGATTTAAGACTGACGTCGATGCCGTTGGAAGGCGAAGGCACTATAGAATCGAGGGTTGACAAGTCAGTGATGTCATGGGTGTGCAGGAATATGCTTGCTGATTCTTGATAGGCTGTACAAAGCATACCTTTCTAACCCAGCTTGGATCAACGATCTTCGTCGAGCCgacgccatcttcttcgccgcGCATTCCCAAGGATGCATCGTGACCACTCATCTCATCTCACGCATGATTGCTCAGGGCCATATTCGGACGCCCCTGAATGCCGAAGCTGTCGCCCGATGCGAATGGGCTTTCGGTCCAATCGGCGTTgtaccttcttctcctcgttTGCGTAAATCTTCAGACTACTTCTCCATCCCTGGTTCAGAAGGGGGATACCAAAAGGTCGCCATGCTCGCTATGTGTGGCGTTCACTTAGGCCCGATGTACTCGATAAGTACGAGCACAGTGATACAGCCATACTTGCAATGGTTTGAGAATGCAGCTGCCAGGGAGCTGTTTGAGTTTCAGGATACGAGTTCGGCGGTTAGCGTAGAATATCAAAGGGCGTTGGGAATGGTACTTGAAAATGAGGTTCGCGTGCTTTTGCTGGCGTCTTTGAATGACCAGGTGGTGAGTACCCCCCGTGAAGCTTTCTTTGTCCATCGAACGGAAGGTTGCTGATTGTGAATACTAGGTACCTATCTACGGCTCGTCTTTTAGTACTGCGAAGCACCCTCTGCTCTTACGGGCGTTATATGTCGACGGGGCATCGTATACCCAATCGGACTTTATGACGAACTTACTTTGTTTCGCCTTCATGCTTCGTAACGCAGGAATAGATGATCAGCATCTGGTGGAGCATTTGAGTGAAGCCACCGCAGGGAGTCTAACTGGTAAGATACATGGCATCAGTCTCTTATGAAGAGCATAAGATCCTGACGACTCTCAGGTATTGGCCATTCTACGCCTTACGAAGAACTCGGTTGCTACACGCTCGCTGTCCATTACCTCTTCTACGCCGGTCCCGCACGTCAACCCATGCCTCCCCTCCAAGTCGAGCCTTTCTCCGCTCGAGATGCGCGTAACGACTATGAATTGCCATGGATTATGAGAGCGTTAGTGGATAGTGCAGAGGTTAAGGACCTTTTCCCAGGAGAGTTGCGGGatttgaaggagggaaTCTTGCATTGGAAGCCGGTGACAAAGCCGTTGAAAGAGATTAAGCGCCGAGTGAGTATTTCTTTGACTTGTTTTGAGGGTAAGCACGGCGCTGATAGGGTTTAAAGCTTGAACCTATGGCAGGTCGACAGTCCCGTTTACGTCCCCTTCCCaactctccatcctcgGCCTCTATTGCGTCAACGGGCGCCAATGTTGAGACGGGCACGAGCCCTACACCGAGCAAGAACCTTTCGGCAGGTAAGCCCGCGTTTAGGAGTCGGCTGTAGATGAAGGCTCTATTGATTTGACGGCTGATGTGGATTGATTAGGATTGAGAAAGGATTGGTGATTATGTTgtgcaagaggaagaaggtgtaCCATGAGGGTCGAAAGTAGAAGGAATACATGTTGTTTTGTACCGTAATATATAGGAGCGCAATGGGATTATTGGTTCGATAACTTCGTTTTCAATTGTATGTAACGTATATGAATATATACAGCCTTTATCGTGACGCTCACCGTCGATCGCTGAGTCGAAAGGTGGGCAATTCCTCTGTTCTCGGTTTCCGCTACAGAACGCATTGTAAACACTGTAGAGGAATGGCCGAAGGGCAAAGAGGCGGTGTCGTCGGATTGCGACTAGAATTATTACTCTAGCATGGTCTACACAAATCTCAATACCATTCAGATTCCCGTCGATGTCGGCCGTTCGAGGGTCCTTTGGGAGAAAACTTAGGTCAGCAGATGATGTAGAATCCTTCGGCCTTGGCTTGCTTGCTATCCTAACTTCCTTCCGTCGGTCACTGTTCCTCCTATTATACGATCAACGAGTAGCGACTACTGCCATTGTTCGATTGTTCCTTCCGAAATGTCTCTGGATCATCAACAGCATCCATCACTTTTTTCCTGATGGACATGTCTTCTGCcgattcttctttcgccGGTTGAATCGGTCATGGGGTAAGGTCGATCGTCTGGAGCAGCCAGTGATGTTCTCTTTAATTCCTAATCTCTGCACCTCCAGGTACGTCTTATCCCCCTTTTTCATTCTTGACGGAACATCACTGAACATGTGTGACCGCTTCATTCTTCAGCTTGAAAGCCTAGGGGCAGCCGTTATCTCACGGGCTATCATTACCCCTCGCCTCCAGTTGATCGTCACATCAGCCATCACATCACACACCCAATCTCGGAAAGAAGCGACTTCCCTCCTTTAACATATAAGCTCGAGAGACAATCTCAATGTCCGAAAGTTGGGATGTGGAAAATGAATAGTTTGCTATCAGCATCTTGTGGTACAACGGGGAAACGGATGAGCACATGAGCGTTTGAGCTGATATGGTGTTTGATCCAATTCATTGGTAAGACTTCAAAAGAGATATATaaatcatcctcaaaatcAGCTTGCTCGTCCCCACATCTTCCATACTTTGCTCTTCTGACTTCATAACCCAAACACCACCCATTCTCAATTCAAGACTCCACTTTAACATTCCAACGCAACGACGAACCAAATGTCTGTTCAATCTGTCCGCCCTTCACTCGCTCCTCTTACAGTCTCCGACATCATCCCTATCATGGACTTCACCCACAAAGCTCTTcgctccctctccacctcttctgaTAGTTCTGCCATCTCCACGACGTCTACCatcccctcttcatcaacataCTCGAGAGCTTGGGAAGACATGATCGACAGACTGGCTTCTCACAAGGTccgtctttcttccctttttgcCCTCTTTTGAATCACCCACAATGAATTGTCGTAAGGGATATGAGAGCCAATGAAAAACAATACACAGGTTAATTCCACATTCGATCTTTGGTCTGGCGGGAATATCCGTCTCAATGGTTTGGATCTTACACTCACTATTGGCGATGCCGAAGGACTTTTCAAGGCTATGAAGACAGACGTGCGAGTAAGACCTTCATTGACTTGATCTTGATCCCCAAGATCCCTGCTAATTAGTTCTTCAAGTTCCAGATCATTCGCTACGTGTTCTTcgacgaagagaaggaagactgGAAGGTAGGCCGCATTTTTCTTATTCTTGCACTCGTCTTTCTCAGTTGGGCCACATATTATGATGCGCTGATAATCGGATACTCGCCTCTGTTAGGCTTCCTTCATTCGCGTTTACCCATCTCCATGTTCAGCCTTTTCTTCGGACTCCGAGTAACTTCTCTCTCCGCCTACTCTCTCATCAGCATTCAGCGTCTCTCTCGTCTCAGGTTGAGCCAGGTTGATTTGTGTCAAGATTAAGTCAATGAGATAGGAATATTGGTAGACTGTGAGAAAGAAGTGGTGAATTTGTTGTTTCATTCTGGTTTTTGAATATTTTCCGCCGTATCTTCTCGCTCGGGGTTTCAAATGTATATTGATTGTATGTAAACTTGGAATGCATTATCCTATCCGTATCACCTACGAACGAAGCAACTTTGTCTACTTCAGACCATCCTTTCTCATACAATATGCCAAAAACCATCACTCACACATGCAGAAAAAAACATATCCCAAACTTCTTAGGCAACTGGAAAAACCGAAAATTAGCAGAAGCCGTGGCCTGAAGAGGTCACTACATACGATGGGTACCGAGCCCCTCTATGGTCTTGAGAGGTTGAAATCCTTATGGGGTGAAATCGACGATGTCTGTTTTTAATGAAAGGGGAGACAGGGATGCTGTACCTCAGCTTATAATATTTACTACGCACCATACGAAGATGTCATTGTACACAATAGCAAAATCAACCCAGGGATTACGAACTACTGCAGAGACCACTGCAGAAAGGCCATTAAATTATTGAGGCAGAACAGTGTTGTAATCCAATCCCCAGATCTCCATTACAGATAGAGATAACAATTCTTCATAGCCGTATATTTCATTACCATTTTGTAATATGTCCCATTAGCCATATATTACTCTTTCGTAATATAACCCATTAGCGGAACTGACCGTCAGGAACATCTGTCACGTCTGTTGTTGTATTATTCGGAATGGGGCCTGGTGCCCCGGAGCTCGTCATTTCTGGAAATCAAGAAAAATACGAACGACCAAGCAAAAACAATCTGTATCAGCAACTCATCCGATTTTccattcctcatctcccacaTCTTTCACCCGAACATCATGAGCTCCTTAGCCTCTCCCCCACCCCTCTGGATATCATTTTGGATGCTTCTCACGACTCTTATCGTCTCATGGGGTAAGCTGTGCAGATTTCTCCCTCCCTGTAGGCCAGCGTTAATTCCACCGATAGATGCCGGGTACTGTCTCATGAGACCACGAAGTTTCTCTGGCGGTGATCTCTCTTGGATATGGAAGCCTTACAAGTGGGTACATGTTTAACATGATGCAATGAGCTGACGTGAATCAGCGACTTTCCTTACGGCGAGGTGAGCTCGGCAGCACAGGTGTTAAGAGTTTAATTGACATGGCATAGATTGATTATCTCTACGGCTGGAAAGCTTTCAACGAAAGAGATGGGTTCACAGCTGCTCAGGGTGGGTCTTGAGTCTTTGTAGTTCCAATTTCTCTAATTTTACATAGCCCTTCTTAACATCGTTGAAATCCTCCTCGCCGTCGATTACCTCTACCTCCGACACATTTCCCCTCGAGACAAGCGCTTGCAAAAGTACCATGCCGTAGCGCCATTAGTCGGATTTGCTGGAGCTGTTATGACTGCTTCAAAGACAATTTTGTACTTCCTCCAGGGTGAGTTTAATTCCTCAATCATGTTTCCCCCCGCAGGGAGTTAGTTTATTGGGTCGTTGCCGTGGCATGAAGTCGCGATCGCTTTGAAGGTGATCGGGAAGCGGAAGATTCTGAAAGATTGCGATTTGAATGACGGGATCTCGGCGATTTCAGCGGTCAGACCACCAAGCTCCCGTATCCCGAAAGTATAATACAGGTATAGAATAGGTATAGAATGGATTCGCAAGGTGTGGGCAAGGGGTTCTGGAGCCCTATCTTTTTTTATAAAGCGGGCCGATAATCCAAGCTGgagttttttttttcttttttcaaaaaaaaatcaatGGCTTTCCCCATCCATTGGGCCAAAGTATTCATTGCGAATAAGTGCTAATGACTATTCAGAATATCTCTGCGGCTGGTGCAATGTTGGTCACAACGACAAGCGAACATTCTGGATGGTTTGGGTTATCCCCAACGGAACGTGGATAATTCTTCCTACTATCGTATCTATCGTCCTCGGCCGATAcattgctgctgctcttgaACGTGATGCCATCTACTCTCCGGCCTCCAACTCCTGCCGCCCGCCGAATTCCTCGGCGGGAAATCAGATGCCACTCTGACCGAAGAACCAACCCAACTCTCggctgctcttcctctcactTTCCATCCTCGCGCCTTGTCCGTCCTTATTGTCGGTTCCAATCGCCTCGCCGCTACTCGAGcgctttctttccttgaaGCCGACGCCAAAGTCTTCCTCCTTACAACATCCGAAGTGGTGGTCaaagaggtcaaggagCTTGAGGAAAGCGGCCGgatttctctccttcagagTGCAATCTCGAACTCCGTTGTTTGGTCAGAACTTCTTGCGAAACATGACATCTCCCTCGCATGCGTTACTGATACTCTCATCTCCACTCCGTCTCGCCGCTCTTTCGCTTCTGCGACAGTCATCTATCAAACCTGTTTATCCCTCCACATCCCTATCAACATTTCCGAtcagcctcttctctccacgTACACTTTCCCTTCGGTACACCGTTTCGCTGGTGCCGATGGCCCTTCGCACTTGCAAGTGGCAGTATCGACTAACGGTCAAGGATGTCGAATGAGCGGGCGGATAAAGCGGGAGATTGTCAGCAGACTACCTGCAGACGTAGGTAAAGCAGTTGATAATGTTGGGAGACTACGTACAAGAGCCAAAGCCCGAGCCAAGATctcggaagaagacgatgggCCTCTCAATACGCCCGTGCCCCAACTCTCTACACCATCTACCTCTTGTCCCAACTCTAAAGGAGAAGTCACTCAGCAGCTGagcgaagaggagcaacaattgagaaggatgagatgggTGTACCAAATGTCAGAGTACTACAGTTTTGAACATCTCGCGAAAATTTCaaatgaagagatggacaaGGCTTTGGAAATATGGGGTCAGCGAGACGAAGGTTACCTCCCTCATCACGACGCAAAGGTAGTCAATGCttcagagaagaaaggcCGTATTCTCCTTATCGGTTCCGGGCCCGGCCACCCTGGTCTACTCACCATGGCCGCTCACACCGCACTCCGTACCGCCACCCTCGTCCTCTCCGACAAACTCGTGCCCGCCGAGATCCTCGCCCTCATCCCGGACTCTACCAAACTTCACATCGCAAAGAAATTTCCCGGAAACGCTGAGGGCGCACAGAATGAAATGATGGAACTTGCTCTCGAAGGTGCACAAAGGGGTGAGACGGTCGTCAGGCTGAAGCAGGGTGATCCATTCGTATATGGGCgtggtggtgaagaagtgCTCTACTTCCGACAACACGGGTTCGAATCGACTGTCATCCCTGGTATCTCCTCCGCTCTCGCCGCGCCGCTCATGATGGGTATCCCTGTCACTCAACGCGGTGTTGCGGAGTCTCTTGTTCTCTGTACCGGTGTGGGCaggcaaggaaaagctgTTCAACTACCAGGCTACGTCAAATCCAGAACCCTCGTCATGCTCATGGGTGTTGCGCGTATCTCTCAAATCATTGAGGTTCTTACGTCTTCTACTGCCGCCGGACGAGATGGTGCTGCTTACCCGCCCCATTTGCCCATCGCCGTTATTGAACGCGCTTCCTCCCCTGATCAGCGCGTAATTCTCTCGACGCTTGAGAAGATTCAGCCGGCGTTGAAGCAGGTGGATGAGAGACCACCAGGGATGATGCTTGTGGGCTGGGCAGCATTAGCTTtagaagggaaggggagagtGGACGTACTTGACAGGGCGGAAGACTGTGAGGttgagatggtggagagcTGGCTTGCAGAGGGACAGGAGGGTGAGATAAAGGGATGGAAAATTAGGGAGGGTTTGAACGACGAGTGGAGAGGAATTTTGAATGGGATCATATAGCCGTGTAATAATCAGTCGACATAAAGATTCATCAGCATTATTGGCATATTTGATAAACTGCATTATCATGTATCATTTTTGGGACTACGTGTACTATTTCTTTGAGAAGTTCGTTCAAGATAGGTTTGTACATACATACATAACCGTTTGAGTCATAACTATAAACAAGAAATCCGTATTACATATCTGTCTTCCAAGATCGCCATCCCGTACCTACATTCACTCCCTGTTTGCCTCCCGTGCCTTCGTTCACCCGAACATAACGCACATTACCTTACTACATCAAACTCTTAAACACTGCTCTtactccttttcccctttaCTGCTACTCTTGCTTCCGGCGACAGGATCGATGCCAGAAGACGGCGTAGCGACAGGTGTTGGAACACTCTTGAACTTGGGGACCTTCTTCCGTTGCGCCGTTATGGGCTGGGGCGATACAatcccttgcccttcgACTCTCTCTCCATTTACTCCCGTCACTTGGATACCAAAATTAGAAACGGAAATCGGCGGGGTAAGTTGCCTAGGAGAAGGTACGATAGGGCCAGAATTTTGACCTCGTACTTGACCCGGGTGAGACGCGGCCATACGCCTTCGTTCACGCTCAATAAAGATTGCTTCATTCAACAAGCTTGATTGCTGTGATGCTGGCATGGCAGTTGGGGTTGAAGCGGTCGCCCCAGCGGTAAGGAGCCGAGTGGGTACTGCAGATGCAAGGACTGGGGTTGACGAGTTGTGTTGGGGCTGAGGCGAAGGCGTGGTGGCGGCACCAGAGTCAGGCGGAGTAGAGAGACGGTGGTTAACAAGCCTGTTATCTGACCGCGCACAGGGTAAGGGTTGTTCATCCAATTCAGCAGGGGTTGTGACAACTTGAGCGCTGTATGTGGACTTCTCGTCGGGTCGATTGGAATAACCAGGTGGACCGACTGGGGGAGTAGCCGCAGGCGTTTCATTGTCAACCAGACGCTCCGTTCTAAGTCTTCCCGGTTGAGAAGGGGGCTTCTTCAACGAAAACTTGGGAATCTGAATCCTCGCCATAACCCGTCGACCAGCACCGGGAGTAGGTGCGGTAACAACTTGCTCGAAATCGGCATCGTTAacatgaggaagaggtgtaGATTGGGCAACAGCGAGTTCTTGACGAGCGAGAGCAGCTTTTCGAGCGGCGAGCATAGCTTCGAGAGGGACAAAAGCGGATGCTGCTGAACGAGGCACCCCATGTTCATCGTACCTGACGCGTGTATCAGTCAAGATTTTTACCTTCATACACGGTAAAATGACTTACTCGTCATAAATCTCCTCTCCAATAAGTTCTTCCAAGACATCCTCAAGCGTGATGATACCCAACGGTGCGCCTTCCAAACCGTCGAAAAAGTTTTCCACAGCGTCATTGGACAACTGAGCATCGGCGGGAACACTTTGCTCCAGCTGAGTCAACTTGGCGGCTTGAACGAGAGATCCTTTCTTGCTCTCTTTCCCGCGCTGTTGCTTCATttctgcttcttgctcttcctttgccaTACGCTTAATTTCACCGGCTTCCGTATGACCGTCAACATCATTAGAAGTGGGTCTGATGGCATTGTGATCGTCGGAACTACCACTACCAGCTCGATCATGTTTATCGGCCTTCTTGCGCCTtcgcttctttttctttcctccttctcccttctcgagatcttcctctccagaagcagaagagtCGCTGTCCGAAAATGATCGGTTACCAGAAATCCCAGCAACCTTTCGGAAGAATCGTTGACGAAGgccaccagcagcagcggtCATGACAGACTGAGCATCTTCGGGATCGACAGGTCCGACACGGCGGACATGACGAGAGACAATGGCCATATGTGAGCGACCTTCCTGGAAGACGTTGAGCATGTTGGTCAAGGGCTCATCGAATGGGATAGAAGGGATGGCGTTGATGGGGAtagaagcaagaggagTAGCGTCTGCGTCTCAGTCAGCATTCATTGTAGGTATAATTGCAAGCGCGAGTAGGCTCACCTTCAGGATCCAGCAGAACACAACTCTTGACAAGCAAGCTGCCCAAAACCTTCTTGAACATTTTTGTCTTAGTGGGACCAATAGGAGGAGTTGAAAGATCAATATCAGGAACTTCAACCATTTGGTAGACCGGAATACGCGAATGACCGGATTTCACAACATGTCCCAATGTCTCATAATCGAGTTTTGCCTCGATAGGAAGCATAAACACTTGTTCAATGGGAGTCATGGAATCCTTGACCGTCTTTCGAGCAAGATCCAAAGCGCCTTGAGTGATCTGTACAGTGTCGAAATCTAAATCACCACCGCCTTCACCGCCGGCGGCATGCATCTTGATGAGTTCGCGAAGTTCTCCTCGACGGTAGATGATACCGTGGTGTGCACCAAGAATCCATTCAAGAAGTTTGGCGATTGGCCATGCGATGGGATAAGCAACCCACATCATGATACGGACTGGCCAGGCCATACGGGCACCAATGAGCAGACCATATCGGGAACAAATTGATTGAGGAATAATCTCCGCAAAACTACACGATGTCAGTTAAGAAGACGGCGCGATATGAAAACGACTTGCATGACAACCATTGCGGTGCTGACAACGACGGATACGACACCACTCAAAAGGCCGTCCATGACGACAGGCAAGGCCTCGTTAACAATCATGTTACCAAGAATTAGAGTGGTAAGAAGCAAGTGTGAGTCTTTTCTGCATTTTTGCAGTGAGCCAACAGCGTCAAGAAATAATAGAGAAGTTGACGTACCGGACTGGCATGATAAGCCTAGCGTACTCTTGGTGCTTGGGTGTCCCTGAAATAGCAAGGACTTGCAGCTGAGTTTGATCCACAGAAAAATAACTACGTAACAGTCAGTAAATGCTTCTCCGTATAAAGGAAGGTTGTAACGCACCCAAGGGTCAAACCCGCAAACATACCACTCAACAACACCAGCACGGGTACCATACAAGCTTCGACAATAGCAGTATTGTCGAGACCTCTCTTGACGTTGGCGGCGTGCTGGCCAACAAGGCTGTCGTGGAGGCCCACAAAATCTGCAACATGGTTGAAGATATAACCTGTTGCAGAGAGAATTGGAGTACTCTTCTGAGGGAGTGCTGGACATGAAGTGTAAGGATCTAGATTGGTCGCGGATGCAATAGGAATGAATGCAAGCGCGATGATGGGAAAGAGTGCGAGTGGCGCAAAACTCCGCCGTACTCGACCGACATGACACTCAACGTTTTCATCTGGACAGAAGACAGTTAGATGCTCGTCAATAGTAGAAATATGTGGGGCGAAGGGTCTataatctccttcttcctcgtcagcAGGCTCTGCCTCACTATCGACGGTGGTGGAGCGCGCTAAAGCTGTGTATGTTGTTGCTGATTGTGGCAAAGTAAGCGTCGGTATATTGGGCGGCGGAGGTTCGTTATGGTTATCTTCGACCATTTAAGACGTCTCTGTAGGCagtgaaaatgaagattgTGGGATAAATGTCGGAAGAAGCAATATATAATaagaaagaaacaagaaagG
Coding sequences within:
- a CDS encoding uroporphyrinogen-III C-methyltransferase (genome sequence mistake), with the protein product MSSLASPPPLWISFWMLLTTLIVSWDAGYCLMRPRSFSGGDLSWIWKPYNDFPYGEIDYLYGWKAFNERDGFTAAQALLNIVEILLAVDYLYLRHISPRDKRLQKYHAVAPLVGFAGAVMTASKTILYFLQEYLCGWCNVGHNDKRTFWMVWVIPNGTWIILPTIVSIVLGRYIAAALERDAIYSPASNSCRPPNSSAGNQMPL
- a CDS encoding CBS domain-containing protein, which produces MVEDNHNEPPPPNIPTLTLPQSATTYTALARSTTVDSEAEPADEEEGDYRPFAPHISTIDEHLTVFCPDENVECHVGRVRRSFAPLALFPIIALAFIPIASATNLDPYTSCPALPQKSTPILSATGYIFNHVADFVGLHDSLVGQHAANVKRGLDNTAIVEACMVPVLVLLSGMFAGLTLGYFSVDQTQLQVLAISGTPKHQEYARLIMPVRKDSHLLLTTLILGNMIVNEALPVVMDGLLSGVVSVVVSTAMVVIFAEIIPQSICSRYGLLIGARMAWPVRIMMWVAYPIAWPIAKLLEWILGAHHGIIYRRGELRELIKMHAAGGEGGGDLDFDTVQITQGALDLARKTVKDSMTPIEQVFMLPIEAKLDYETLGHVVKSGHSRIPVYQMVEVPDIDLSTPPIGPTKTKMFKKVLGSLLVKSCVLLDPEDATPLASIPINAIPSIPFDEPLTNMLNVFQEGRSHMAIVSRHVRRVGPVDPEDAQSVMTAAAGGLRQRFFRKVAGISGNRSFSDSDSSASGEEDLEKGEGGKKKKRRRKKADKHDRAGSGSSDDHNAIRPTSNDVDGHTEAGEIKRMAKEEQEAEMKQQRGKESKKGSLVQAAKLTQLEQSVPADAQLSNDAVENFFDGLEGAPLGIITLEDVLEELIGEEIYDEYDEHGVPRSAASAFVPLEAMLAARKAALARQELAVAQSTPLPHVNDADFEQVVTAPTPGAGRRVMARIQIPKFSLKKPPSQPGRLRTERLVDNETPAATPPVGPPGYSNRPDEKSTYSAQVVTTPAELDEQPLPCARSDNRLVNHRLSTPPDSGAATTPSPQPQHNSSTPVLASAVPTRLLTAGATASTPTAMPASQQSSLLNEAIFIERERRRMAASHPGQVRGQNSGPIVPSPRQLTPPISVSNFGIQVTGVNGERVEGQGIVSPQPITAQRKKVPKFKSVPTPVATPSSGIDPVAGSKSSSKGEKE